Within Paeniglutamicibacter psychrophenolicus, the genomic segment TTCACCGTGGGGCTGGGCGGCGGACACGAAATCACCTTCGCCTCCTACTCCGGCATCGCCAAGGCGCTAGGTGCCGACGGGCACTGGAGCCTGGGCTGCCTGAACATCGATGCGCACTTCGATTTGCGCGTCGCCGAGACGGCATCCTCGGGCACCGGATTCGCACAGATCGCCGAGGCCGAGGCCGCCGCTGGACGCACCTTCCGCTATGCGGCGGTAGGCATCTCCGAGGCGTCAAACACCAAGGTGCTCTTCGACCGTGCGGCGGAACTTGGCGTGCAGGTGCTGCTGGACACCGAATGCCACCTGGGGAACATCGACGCGGTGCGTGGCTTCGTTGCCGAATTCGCCGGCTCGGTTGACCATCTGTACCTGACCATCGACCTTGACGCACTGCCCGCGTCCGTGGCCCCGGGCGTCAGCGCCCCGGCGGGCTACGGCATCGGCCTGGAGGTGGTGCGCGCCATCGTGGTCGCGGCTTCCGCCAGCGGCAAGCTCATCCACGCGGACATCGCCGAATTGAATCCCGACTTCGACATCGACCAGCGCACGGCCCGCACCGGCGCCCGCTTGGTCAACGACCTGATTATGAACCGAGGCTAATTACTAGATGGATATACAACTTGACCTGGTGCAGAGTTCTGCGCTGGCAATGCTCCTGCTGGCCGGTGGCGAATTTGCCAGACGCCGGATTGGCTTCCTGCATCGCTTCTGCATCCCGGCTCCCGTGGTGGGCGGCTTCATGTTTGCGGTGCTGGTGCTGCTGCTGCGCCAAACCGATGTGGCGCAGATCCAGCTTGATACAACGCTGCAAACTCCCGCAATGGTCGCATTCTTCACAACCATCGGCCTTGCCGGTTCGTTGGCGACCATCAAGAAGGGCGGCAAGCTGCTGCTGATGTACCTGATTGCCTGCTGGTCACTTGCCATCATGCAAAACGTCATCGGCATGACGATGGCCAAGGTGGTTGGCGTTGAGCCGATGCTTGGCATCATGGCTGGTGCCGTGGCCCTTGAAGGTGGCCACGGAAACGCAGCTGCCTTTGGCCCCACGGCAGAGGCCATGGGCTTTGAGGGTGCAACAACCGTTGCCATCGCCGCAGCCACCTTTGGGCTGGTTGCCGGGTCCATGCTTGGCGGCATGACCGCCAACTACCTGGTGGCACGCCACAACATCGAGATCCCCGAAAAGGCAGGCGTGCTTGGCAAGCTTGCCACCGCCGGTGCCGTGATCAAGGAAATGGCGGTTGGCGATGGCAACAAGGGTTCGGTTGCCACGGTCACCCGAACCGAGGACGAATCCTCTTCCGATCG encodes:
- the hutG gene encoding formimidoylglutamase; protein product: MTWKDAGSWAGRDDGPGAQNARWHSTIKPWKAGEGAGSALLGFASDEGVRRNKGRTGAKTGPGALRAALSNISLHEPANLFDAGDIAVEDRELEAGQEEFANALAGLLRDGQFTVGLGGGHEITFASYSGIAKALGADGHWSLGCLNIDAHFDLRVAETASSGTGFAQIAEAEAAAGRTFRYAAVGISEASNTKVLFDRAAELGVQVLLDTECHLGNIDAVRGFVAEFAGSVDHLYLTIDLDALPASVAPGVSAPAGYGIGLEVVRAIVVAASASGKLIHADIAELNPDFDIDQRTARTGARLVNDLIMNRG
- the gltS gene encoding sodium/glutamate symporter; the encoded protein is MDIQLDLVQSSALAMLLLAGGEFARRRIGFLHRFCIPAPVVGGFMFAVLVLLLRQTDVAQIQLDTTLQTPAMVAFFTTIGLAGSLATIKKGGKLLLMYLIACWSLAIMQNVIGMTMAKVVGVEPMLGIMAGAVALEGGHGNAAAFGPTAEAMGFEGATTVAIAAATFGLVAGSMLGGMTANYLVARHNIEIPEKAGVLGKLATAGAVIKEMAVGDGNKGSVATVTRTEDESSSDRGANYGSLLTVVVLLATLMVLGTVLGDWLSALTGLTLPAYVGAMIVAVIFRNVNDKFAWFKINDDAVELISKFALGFFLTLAMMSLKMWELASLAGPLVIILVVQLAFILIFAVVVVFRMLGKNYDAATMVAGFIGHGLGAAPNALANMDAFNAKFGVRSERAFLIVPLAGAVLVDLVALPWIVWCMNLVS